A DNA window from Ignavibacteriales bacterium contains the following coding sequences:
- a CDS encoding tyrosine recombinase yields the protein MQELFEQYLRYLSSERNYSPHTIAAYQDDLTHFIGYLRESWSENKIDPTNINQTTIRNYLGNIVESGLGNRTIARKLSAIRSFLKYLVKLNKITTNPCANIITPKLPKKLPLYLDEQAIMRMMELPDISTNTGQRDRAILELFYSTGMRFGELISLKTTDIDFKNNTVKVLGKGRKHRIIPIGSKAKEAIKRYLTIRESFYTKHTDDLSRKLLFLSPRGKMYSVKSRGVYDIVNKYIGLVSEIERKSPHILRHSFATHLLNRGADLRAVKELLGHENLSTTQLYTHVTVDRLKRIYEKAHPKA from the coding sequence ATGCAGGAATTATTTGAACAATATTTAAGGTATCTAAGCAGTGAGCGGAATTATTCACCGCATACCATTGCAGCGTATCAAGACGACTTAACGCATTTCATCGGATATCTTAGAGAATCTTGGTCAGAAAATAAAATTGATCCGACGAATATCAATCAAACGACAATTAGAAATTATTTGGGGAATATTGTAGAAAGCGGATTGGGAAATCGTACCATTGCACGGAAGTTATCTGCAATTCGCTCGTTCTTGAAGTATCTGGTCAAACTTAATAAAATTACGACAAATCCTTGTGCAAATATTATTACGCCAAAACTTCCGAAGAAATTACCTTTGTATTTAGACGAACAAGCGATAATGCGCATGATGGAATTGCCTGATATTTCAACAAATACGGGTCAGCGAGATCGAGCCATACTCGAATTATTTTACAGCACGGGTATGCGGTTTGGTGAATTGATTTCGTTGAAGACGACCGATATTGATTTTAAAAATAACACGGTGAAGGTTTTGGGAAAGGGGCGGAAGCATAGGATTATTCCAATTGGAAGTAAAGCTAAAGAGGCGATTAAGAGATATCTTACCATTCGGGAATCATTCTATACGAAACACACAGACGATCTGTCCAGAAAATTATTATTTCTCTCCCCGCGCGGTAAAATGTATTCAGTAAAGTCGCGCGGTGTTTATGATATCGTGAATAAATATATCGGCCTGGTTTCCGAGATCGAAAGAAAGAGCCCGCATATTCTAAGACATTCATTCGCAACTCATCTCTTGAACCGAGGTGCCGATCTTCGGGCAGTTAAAGAATTACTAGGGCATGAAAATCTTTCAACAACGCAGCTATACACACATGTAACTGTTGATAGGTTGAAGCGTATATACGAAAAAGCACATCCAAAAGCGTAA
- the raiA gene encoding ribosome-associated translation inhibitor RaiA, producing the protein MEVHFTARKFKAHDTLKDHALNSVKALEKYYDGIMRGDVILSYERTANSLKSAEINLHVHGSILSAEEKSEDFDKSIELAIGKLERQLSKYKTKVRKKNKKTLRRVKETLPESENE; encoded by the coding sequence ATGGAAGTACATTTTACAGCAAGGAAATTTAAGGCACACGATACATTGAAAGATCATGCGCTCAATTCGGTGAAAGCGCTTGAGAAATATTACGACGGAATAATGCGAGGTGATGTTATTTTAAGTTATGAACGCACGGCGAATAGTTTGAAATCCGCAGAGATAAATCTCCATGTCCATGGATCTATCCTTTCTGCTGAAGAAAAATCGGAAGATTTCGATAAGTCGATTGAACTGGCTATAGGCAAATTGGAGCGACAGTTATCGAAGTATAAAACAAAAGTTAGAAAGAAAAATAAAAAAACATTACGCCGCGTTAAAGAAACTTTGCCTGAATCGGAGAATGAATAA